Proteins encoded together in one Chelonoidis abingdonii isolate Lonesome George chromosome 1, CheloAbing_2.0, whole genome shotgun sequence window:
- the BCL2L14 gene encoding apoptosis facilitator Bcl-2-like protein 14 isoform X1, producing the protein MILSCNLFPQPGGKMNSTSDTNMEEISLEDEDRDTVEYKVLMAYAQRRLSVSKYGQLLEREAKTLKGSSTERGEREGIPQAGKGETHQELSIQEKGPTAQHKKQKKKKVIWRRLLLSCARGAREEGPQELATNQDTVNGYGMKMPMALQISEGEAKDFLHVADRLAKIVNARSHSAPQKVGFRALERTPSLETDGGQLKFPQQERGEKDEEERIIETVVALLRQSGDKLEETIKEDRTFYRCITKMLSYAFFKKLTDQYLEEIPGDSTRETEGKIQYTKAAFVMEVTTRLTAVDNHPMNAVLGFGVKYLKEHFSPWIQNHGGWENALGLLDEEEVE; encoded by the exons GGGGCAAGATGAATTCAACCAGTGACACCAACATGgaagagatctctctggaggatgaGGATAGAGATACTGTGGAATACAAAGTTCTTATGGCATATGCCCAGCGACGACTGTCCGTGAGTAAATACGGGCAACTTCTGGAAAGGGAGGCGAAGACCTTGAAAGGATCATctacagagagaggggaaagggaagggatcCCTCAAGCCGGTAAGGGTGAGACACACCAAGAACTGTCAATCCAGGAGAAAGGGCCCACTGCCCAACataaaaagcaaaagaagaaaaaggtcATCTGGCGACGCCTGTTGCTCTCCTGTGCCAGAGGAGCGAGGGAGGAGGGCCCACAGGAGCTAGCCACGAACCAAGACACTGTGAATGGGTATGGCATGAAGATGCCGATGGCACTCCAAATATCAGAAG GTGAGGCAAAGGATTTCCTCCACGTTGCAGACCGACTTGCTAAGATAGTTAATGCCAGGTCGCACTCAGCTCCCCAGAAAGTGGGTTTCAGAGCACTAGAGCGCACTCCAAGTCTAGAGACAGATGGTGGACAGCTCAAATTCCCTCAGCAAGAGAGAGGTGAAAAAG ATGAAGAAGAGAGGATAATAGAAACGGTAGTTGCATTGTTAAGACAATCAGGGGATAAACTGGAAGAAACG ATAAAAGAGGACAGAACTTTCTATCGCTGCATCACAAAGATGCTCTCCTATGCCTTCTTCAAGAAACTCACTGATCAGTACCTGGAGGAAATCCCAGGAGATTCTACCAGGGAGACAGAAGGGAAAATACAGTACACTAAAGCTGCCTTTGTGATGGAAGTTACGACCAGACTTACAGCTGTGGACAACCATCCTATGAACGCGGTCCTGGGGTTTGGAGTAAAGTACCTCAAAGAACATTTTAGCCCTTGGATTCAGAACCATGGTGGATGG GAAAATGCCTTGGGATTATTGGATGAGGAAGAAGTAGAATAA
- the BCL2L14 gene encoding apoptosis facilitator Bcl-2-like protein 14 isoform X2, which produces MNSTSDTNMEEISLEDEDRDTVEYKVLMAYAQRRLSVSKYGQLLEREAKTLKGSSTERGEREGIPQAGKGETHQELSIQEKGPTAQHKKQKKKKVIWRRLLLSCARGAREEGPQELATNQDTVNGYGMKMPMALQISEGEAKDFLHVADRLAKIVNARSHSAPQKVGFRALERTPSLETDGGQLKFPQQERGEKDEEERIIETVVALLRQSGDKLEETIKEDRTFYRCITKMLSYAFFKKLTDQYLEEIPGDSTRETEGKIQYTKAAFVMEVTTRLTAVDNHPMNAVLGFGVKYLKEHFSPWIQNHGGWENALGLLDEEEVE; this is translated from the exons ATGAATTCAACCAGTGACACCAACATGgaagagatctctctggaggatgaGGATAGAGATACTGTGGAATACAAAGTTCTTATGGCATATGCCCAGCGACGACTGTCCGTGAGTAAATACGGGCAACTTCTGGAAAGGGAGGCGAAGACCTTGAAAGGATCATctacagagagaggggaaagggaagggatcCCTCAAGCCGGTAAGGGTGAGACACACCAAGAACTGTCAATCCAGGAGAAAGGGCCCACTGCCCAACataaaaagcaaaagaagaaaaaggtcATCTGGCGACGCCTGTTGCTCTCCTGTGCCAGAGGAGCGAGGGAGGAGGGCCCACAGGAGCTAGCCACGAACCAAGACACTGTGAATGGGTATGGCATGAAGATGCCGATGGCACTCCAAATATCAGAAG GTGAGGCAAAGGATTTCCTCCACGTTGCAGACCGACTTGCTAAGATAGTTAATGCCAGGTCGCACTCAGCTCCCCAGAAAGTGGGTTTCAGAGCACTAGAGCGCACTCCAAGTCTAGAGACAGATGGTGGACAGCTCAAATTCCCTCAGCAAGAGAGAGGTGAAAAAG ATGAAGAAGAGAGGATAATAGAAACGGTAGTTGCATTGTTAAGACAATCAGGGGATAAACTGGAAGAAACG ATAAAAGAGGACAGAACTTTCTATCGCTGCATCACAAAGATGCTCTCCTATGCCTTCTTCAAGAAACTCACTGATCAGTACCTGGAGGAAATCCCAGGAGATTCTACCAGGGAGACAGAAGGGAAAATACAGTACACTAAAGCTGCCTTTGTGATGGAAGTTACGACCAGACTTACAGCTGTGGACAACCATCCTATGAACGCGGTCCTGGGGTTTGGAGTAAAGTACCTCAAAGAACATTTTAGCCCTTGGATTCAGAACCATGGTGGATGG GAAAATGCCTTGGGATTATTGGATGAGGAAGAAGTAGAATAA